In the Acetobacterium sp. KB-1 genome, TTCAGTTTGAACTAACTCTTGCCTGGTTAACATGGTCTATTCTCCCTTCTTATTTTCCCCTCCTGATTCGGTCTGTATCCCTTCAATGACAACATCCAATATCCGCGTCCCTAAGTCTTTAATGCTTGAGCCAGCGTTTTGATAAAATTCGATATTTGCCAGACCTTGGGTAACGATGTAAGCAACCATTTCGACATCCAGGTTTTCCCGTAATTCCCCTTTTTTTATATACAACCGGATCACGTCCGCAAGCAATTGATAACTTTTGGGAAATTCATTACTTAGTATTTTCTTTCTAATTTCTTGTGGGCATTCATTAATAAAACGATTTTTTAGCTCTAAAATTCTTAAATCCTCATTTCCAAACTGATTTCCTGCTTCAAGCAGTAACATAACATAGGATTTAAAATCCAATTGACTACTTCTATCTTTTAATTCCTCAAGGTTATTTTTTTTTGAGTTTCCAATTTGGCTAAACAAAAAAATGTACACATCATCTTTATTTTCAAAATATTGATAAAAGCTGCCCTTGGGAATTTCTGCTCGTTTAACAATCTTATTAATGGTTACTTTTTCATAATGATTTTGAGCAAATTCATCAATCGCAACGGCGATGATCTTGTCTTTCTTTTCCTCCGGTAAGTTAAAAAATGTGCTTTTTGGCATTAAAATTTTCCCTCCACGCAAATCATGACCATTAGTCATGTGACTTATGGTCATGATAGCATATCGGTCCTTGTTTGTAAATAGATTTTTTCACCAGGAGCATCGCACTCCTTTTTCCC is a window encoding:
- a CDS encoding TetR/AcrR family transcriptional regulator, which codes for MPKSTFFNLPEEKKDKIIAVAIDEFAQNHYEKVTINKIVKRAEIPKGSFYQYFENKDDVYIFLFSQIGNSKKNNLEELKDRSSQLDFKSYVMLLLEAGNQFGNEDLRILELKNRFINECPQEIRKKILSNEFPKSYQLLADVIRLYIKKGELRENLDVEMVAYIVTQGLANIEFYQNAGSSIKDLGTRILDVVIEGIQTESGGENKKGE